In a genomic window of Anoplopoma fimbria isolate UVic2021 breed Golden Eagle Sablefish chromosome 6, Afim_UVic_2022, whole genome shotgun sequence:
- the LOC129092369 gene encoding LOW QUALITY PROTEIN: striatin-like (The sequence of the model RefSeq protein was modified relative to this genomic sequence to represent the inferred CDS: inserted 1 base in 1 codon): protein MDEQAGPGVFFNNNNNSVLAGGGKGPLPDGDAGEAARAQYSIPGILHFLQHEWARFEVERAQWEVERAELQAQIAFLQGERKGQENLKKDLVRRIKMLEYALKQERAKFHKLKYGTELNQGDMKPPSYDSDDANENESSGSLNNQLSWKQGRQLLRQYLQEVGYTDTILDVKSQRVRALLGLAGDGGGKXGERTSTEPLVNGTDASTKGLGTRGKAELSDTSAVLEAFKFIENAAAEFSDDDDEEDSEGRDRTNVESRTILRKKPTSSTTPASMDTSEDPDTEEALKGFDFLSSPDEMDTSPESRGNGDGTDWEKDEQGPISEAWEVDPGMITKLKEQYRKERKGKKGVKRPNRSKLQDMLANLRDAEDLSHMQPPPSAPQSRPNAVRFNEHDGNRPDEVEALTFPPTSGKSFIMGTDEAMESELGLGELAGLTVANEADSLAYDIGNNKDAMRKTWNPKFTLRSHFDGIRALAFHPVEPVLVTASEDHTLKMWNLQKTAPVKKSASLDVEPIYTFRAHRGAVLSVVMSSSGEQCFSGGVDGTIQCWNTPNPNIDPYDSYDPSMLRGALCGHTDSVWGLVYSSAHQRLLSCSADGTVRLWDANTTSPALAVFNEDKKLGVPSSVDLVCSEPAHLVTSFTNGEIGLFNMETRQLVLNLESNLEPGTPCQINKVLSHPTLPITITAQEDRHIKFFDNNSGKLIHSMVAHLDAVTSLAVDPNGLYLMSGSHDCSIRLWNLDSKTCIQEFTAHRKKFEESIHDVAFHPSKCYIASAGADALAKVFV, encoded by the exons gCCCAGATCGCCTTCCTGCAGGGGGAGAGGAAAGGCCAGGAGAACTTGAAGAAAGACCTTGTGAGGAGGATCAAAATGCTGGAATACGCACTGAAACAAGAGAG agcAAAGTTCCACAAATTGAAATATGGGACAGAGTTGAATCAAGGTGACATGAAGCCTCCGAGCTACGACTCTG ACGATGCCAACGAGAATGAGTCTTCTGGATCGCTCAACAACCAGCTGTCCTGGAAACAAGGACGTCAGCTCCTCAGACA GTACCTGCAGGAGGTGGGCTACACAGACACCATCTTAGATGTAAAGTCCCAGCGGGTCCGAGCGCTGCTAGGACTAGCCGGGGACGGAGGCGGGA ACGGGGAACGGACCAGTACTGAGCCTTTGGTCAATGGGACAGACGCATCAACAAAGGGATTGGGCACCAGAGG GAAAGCTGAGCTCTCTGACACTAGCGCTGTACTGGAGGCCTTCAAGTTCATTGAGAATGCAGCAGCTGAGTTcagcgatgatgatgatgaagaggatagCGAGGGGAGGGACAGGACTAATGTGGAATCTAGAACG ATCCTGAGGAAGAAGCCCACGTCGTCAACAACGCCGGCCAGTATGGACACCAGTGAAGACCCGGACACAGAGGAGGCACTGAAGGGCTTTGACTTCCTGTCCAGTCCTGACGAGATGGACACCTCGCCAGAGTCCAGAGGCAACGGGGACGGCACAGACTGGG AGAAGGACGAGCAAGGTCCCATTTCTGAGGCCTGGGAGGTGGACCCGGGCATGATAACCAAACTCAAGGAGCAGTACAGAAAGGAGCGCAAGGGGAAAAAGGGGGTGAAGA GGCCAAACCGGTCCAAGCTCCAGGACATGCTGGCTAACTTGAGAGATGCAGAGGACTTGTCCCACATGCAGCCTCCACCGTCCGCCCCCCAGTCCCGGCCCAACGCGGTCCGGTTCAACGAACACGATGGGAACCGACCGGATGAAG TTGAGGCGCTGACCTTCCCGCCCACCTCAGGGAAGTCGTTCATTATGGGAACAGACGAGGCCATGGAGAGTGAGCTTGGCCTGGGGGAGCTTGCTGGACTCACTGTGGCCAACGAGGCCGACAGTCTGGCATACGAT ATTGGCAACAATAAGGATGCCATGAGAAAAACATGGAATCCCAAATTCACTCTGCGGAGCCATTTTGATGGGATTCGAGCTCTGGCCTTTCACCCCGTGGAGCCTGTCCTGGTCACTGCTTCAGAGGATCACACGCTCAAGATGTGGAACCTGCAAAAGACAGCTCCTGTAAAAAA GAGTGCATCTTTAGATGTGGAACCAATCTACACTTTCAGGGCCCACAG GGGGGCTGTACTGAGTGTGGTGATGAGCAGTTCAGGGGAGCAGTGTTTCAGCGGAGGGGTTGACGGGACTATACAGTGCTGGAACACCCCCAATCCCAACATCGACCCCTACGACTCCTACG ACCCATCGATGCTGCGCGGAGCGTTGTGTGGACACACTGACTCGGTCTGGGGTTTGGTGTACAGCAGCGCACACCAGCGCCTCCTCTCCTGCTCGGCAGACGGGACCGTGAGACTGTGGGACGCCAACACCACTTCCCCCGCCCTCGCAGTGTTTAACGAAGACAAAA AGCTGGGAGTTCCCTCCTCAGTAGACCTGGTGTGCAGTGAACCAGCCCACCTGGTCACCTCCTTCACAAACGGGGAAATTGGCCTCTTCAACATGGAGACCCGCCAGCTGGTCCTCAATCTCGAGTCCAATTTGGAGCCAG GCACTCCCTGTCAGATCAATAAGGTCCTCAGCCACCCTACTCTCCCCATCACCATCACTGCACAAGAGGACAGACACATCAAGTTCTTTGACAACAACAGCGGGAAGCTGATTCACTCCATGGTGGCTCACCTAGACGCTGTCACAAGCTTAGCTGTAGATCCTAATGGACTTTATCTCATGTCAGGCA GTCACGACTGCTCAATCCGTCTGTGGAACCTGGACAGTAAAACCTGCATCCAGGAGTTCACGGCTCACAGGAAGAAGTTTGAGGAGTCGATCCACGATGTGGCGTTTCATCCGTCTAAATGCTACATCGCCAGCGCCGGGGCGGACGCTCTCGCCAAAGT